From Rhinatrema bivittatum chromosome 5, aRhiBiv1.1, whole genome shotgun sequence, the proteins below share one genomic window:
- the LOC115091697 gene encoding olfactory receptor 52K1-like, producing MPAAVNSTNPRPLTFILIGIPGLEDEELWISIPFCLIYVMALLGNSLLLYIIKSDPSFHEPMFFFLSMLAGNDIGMSTSTLPKMLSIFWLNCREINFSACLIQMFFVHSLSVVETGILVAMAYDRYIAICYPLRYTSILTNSLLGKISIIILIRAFITIFPLPFLVNRLQYCNTNIVLHSYCEHMALVKIACGDTRVNNIYGLILSLSITGFDLLFIASSYVMILRAVFHLPSKDARHKAFSTCGAHVCVILITYTPGIFSFLTHRFGQDSVPHHVHIFLANVYLLFPAMLNPLVYGVKTKQIRNRVLKLLSGANSYTWFCVYSLYRS from the coding sequence ATGCCGGCAGCTGTCAACAGCACAAACCCAAGGCCGTTGACGTTCATCCTGATTGGCATACCTGGTCTGGAAGATGAGGAGTTGTGGATCTCCATCCCATTCTGTTTGATTTATGTTATGGCCCTTTTAGGCaactctcttttattgtacatcataAAGTCGGACCCAAGCTTCCATGAGCCCATGTTCTTTTTCCTTTCCATGTTAGCGGGCAATGATATTGGGATGTCCACCAGCACACTGCCTAAAATGCTGAGTATATTCTGGCTAAATTGTAGGGAAATTAATTTCAGTGCCTGCCTTATCCAGATGTTCTTTGTCCATTCCCTTTCGGTTGTGGAAACGGGGATCCTGGTGGCCATGGCCTACGACCGGTATATTGCAATATGCTACCCACTGAGATATACCTCTATCCTGACTAACTCATTGTTAGGAAAAATTAGCATAATAATTCTAATTCGGGCTTTTATTACAATATTTCCTTTGCCATTCCTGGTGAATAGGTTGCAATATTGTAATACCAACATAGTCTTGCACTCTTATTGTGAACATATGGCTCTAGTGAAAATTGCCTGTGGAGACACCAGAGTTAATAATATTTATGGTTTGATTCTGTCCCTTTCCATCACTGGATTTGATCTACTGTTCATTGCTTCGTCCTATGTCATGATCCTCAGGGCTGTCTTTCACCTTCCTTCCAAGGATGCTCGACACAAGGCCTTCAGCACCTGTGGAGCTCATGTCTGTGTCATCCTCATTACCTACACACCTGGAATTTTCTCCTTTCTCACACATAGGTTTGGCCAAGACAGTGTCCCCCATCATGTTCACATTTTCTTGGCTAACGTCTACCTCCTTTTCCCAGCCATGTTAAATCCCCTTGTTTATGGTGTGAAAACAAAGCAGATTCGTAACAGGGTGCTGAAG